The DNA sequence AACGGCGTCCCGAACGAGGAGGTCAGCGACGCGCCGAGTGCGGGGGCGCCCCAGTACTTGTTCGTCAGGCTGTCGAACGCCGCGCTCGCCGGGTGACCGGGGGCCGAGGCGCTGGCGGTCACCCCGGTGGGGCTGATCTCCCGCGTGCCGCCGAGCTTGTCCCGGACGTCCTCGTAGACGTAGCGCCCCAGGGGGAAGAACAGGAAGCCCGCGACCAGCAGTCCGGCCACGACCAGGACCAGGAGCGTCCGCCGCAGCGCCCGGCCCGAGCCCCCGCGCACCCGGCGGCGGAACGGCCACACGGTGCGCCACCACGGCAGGGCGGCGGGCTGTTCCCGGGTCCGGAGCGGAGCGGCGCACCGCCGGCAGAACTGCCGCCCCGGGAGGTTCGGCGTGCCGCAGGCCGGGCAGGGCGGACCGTCCGGCGTCTCGTCCGCCTCCACCGGCCGCACGACGGGCCGCCGGGCCACGGGCTTGGCCGGCCGGACCGCCCCGACCGGTTCGTTCTCCTCGTCCACCTCGGGCGTACTCCGGGAAGCCGGTGCGGAAAGCGGGACTCCGGGGCGTACGGGAGCGGGAGCGGGCCGCACCGGAGGCACGGGCGGCGTCGCCGGTACGGGGGCGGGAGCGGCGGGCCGCGCGGGCGCGGGAGTCGGCCGGGGCGGCGTCGGCGGCTGCTCGGGGCGTGCGGGAGGTTCGGGGCGTTCCGGGGACGCCGGTCCGGGGCGCGGCGGCTGTTCGCGCTGGTCCGGGGCGTCGGGGGCGGGGCGCGCCGGTGGGCCGGACCGCTGCGAAGGCGGAGCCGACGGCGCGGGTGCCGGAGTGGGCGTGGGTGAGGACGTGGGCGCGGGCGCGGGAGTGGGGCGCGCCGGCCGTGCGGGCGGGCCCGGGTCCGGTGCGGGCGTCGTCGTCGGTGACGGCGACGGTCCGGCCGGTTCCGGCTGCGGCACGGGCCCGCCCTCCGCGACCGGTGCCTCCGCCTCCACCGGCCCGGGGACCGGCTTCGGGACCGGCCCAGCCTTCGGCTCCGGCTCCGGCTCCGGGACCGGGACCGGTCCAGCCTCCGGCTCCGGCTCCGGAGCAGCCGTTCGCGTCGGCCGCGCGGGCTGGGAGGACCAGCCCAGGTAGCCGCCGCAGTTGCCGCAGAAGTCGTCACTCTCGCCGTTGGCCGTACCGCACGCCGGGCACGAACGCATCACGTCAGCTTCCTGTCTGTTCGGGCTCTCCGGGCGGGCCCGGCAGGACCTCCACCCGGCAGGTGAGGTGGACGGGGCACGAAGCGGCTGCGACGTCCAGGACGCGCCGGGCGTCCACCGCGACGCCCTCGCGCACCGGCCAGACCCGGACGAGCAGTTCACCGGTGGGCGGCGGCGGGAGCGTCGTGCCCGGCTCGGCCGACCAGGTGGCGCCCCCGCCGTCCCGGACGTCCGCGTGCACACCGCAGCAGAGCCGCAGCCGCTCGATCAGACCCCGCCGCGTGCCGCGCCACCGGTGCAGCTCCACGGCGCGCGCGACGACGGCCCGGCGCAGCTCGACCGGCCACGCCGGATCGGCCTCGACGCCCACCCAGGACGCCAGCCAGGGCAGGAAGTCGGCCGGGGCCAGCGACGGGTCGAAGTACGCGGGCAGGTTGTCCAGGGTGGACAGGACCGGGGCCAGCACCGTGTCCAGGCCCGCCGTGAACCGCTGGGCCAGGTCGTCGTCCGCGTAGAGGGCGGGCAGCAGCTCGCCGATCGGGTACCGGCTGGGCAGCCCGGGTATCGCGGCCCGCGTCATACGCCCTCACCGGCCCCGTTCGCGGTGACCACCACCTGGTGCTGGTGCGAGAAGACCAGGGCTCCGGGCGCCACGTCGATACGGTCCACCGCCGCCCCGCGCCGTCCGGTGATCGGGTCGGCCGGGAACAGCCGGACGTCCTCGACCAGACCGGCT is a window from the Streptomyces sp. MMBL 11-1 genome containing:
- a CDS encoding zinc ribbon domain-containing protein, whose amino-acid sequence is MDEENEPVGAVRPAKPVARRPVVRPVEADETPDGPPCPACGTPNLPGRQFCRRCAAPLRTREQPAALPWWRTVWPFRRRVRGGSGRALRRTLLVLVVAGLLVAGFLFFPLGRYVYEDVRDKLGGTREISPTGVTASASAPGHPASAAFDSLTNKYWGAPALGASLTSSFGTPFRLVGVVVHTGVSKEPQEFRRGARPTRAELIVTTKDDKVHKKTVTFNDKPGKQETRLGISDVVSVRLVLREAVGQGEGRPIAVGEIEFFKRT
- a CDS encoding phage tail protein I is translated as MTRAAIPGLPSRYPIGELLPALYADDDLAQRFTAGLDTVLAPVLSTLDNLPAYFDPSLAPADFLPWLASWVGVEADPAWPVELRRAVVARAVELHRWRGTRRGLIERLRLCCGVHADVRDGGGATWSAEPGTTLPPPPTGELLVRVWPVREGVAVDARRVLDVAAASCPVHLTCRVEVLPGPPGEPEQTGS